From the genome of Numenius arquata chromosome 9, bNumArq3.hap1.1, whole genome shotgun sequence:
CGCCGCCTCGGCCCCCTCCGAGCTTTAAGAAGGCTCCCGTCAGGAGGGGCAGCGCGGGGAAAGACCAAGGAGCAGCcgtccccgccgctcccccgaCTCACGCTTGTACTCGGCCATCAGCCGCTTGAGAGCCGTCCCCGCCATGGCGCGGCCctgccgccgctcccgccgccgcttccGGGCGGGCGGCTAGAGAGGACGGCCGCCTGCCGCTCTGCCACCCCCGCCTCTATGGTGCCCGGCCAGGcctcccggcgccgccgccgcgcatgcgcagagCGTCACCGCCCCTGCGCAGCGCCGAGCACCCCGCCGGGCGGGAAAACTCAATTAAGGCCGAAACGTTCAATTAGGGTAGCGGGGAACAGCCGGTGCCGGCGGCCATCCTTTAGGAAAGAGACTGCAGGAGCGGAGGGAGAAGCTACAGCTTCAGCGAGAAGGAGAAAAGAGGGCAAAAAAGTTGGATTGCGCAGGAAAATCAGCTGCGAAGAGGGGGGTGCCGCACATCCCCCCGGCTGTGTCCGGCCgcgggtgctgctgccgccgcagGAGTCCCTGAAGAGACCCGTCAGGGCCGCTGGGGCCTCCAGCCCCCCGGCGGGGAGGGCAGCGCGGGCGGAGGAAGGGGCAGGCAGCACACAGAGTACCAAACTAGATTTACTGTATACATCAGGAAAGGACAACAAATAAATGTACAAATCGGTGAGTAAACCAAGGGGATCTACGAGAACTCCTGCCCCAGCCCATagacaaggaaatgaaaaaaaaaaaaaaaaaaaaaaaagaaaataagggccTTTCCAGCAAGATTTCCAGCAAGCAGGATGCAACCCATGGTCGCCAAAGGgagcccagggagcagcagcagggacaagagggtGGCCTCAGCAAAACCTCCCCCGGCACAGATCCCACACCCACCACACAAACACCTTTAAAACCCAGTAAGTTTGGGAAGGCAGTAGAGCAGGTTATTATTTTTGGAACACACCCCCATCTCCTCGCTCAGCAGGGTCCTGACAGTTCTGCACATGCAGCTCAGGGACACCACAACTTTgggttggtgtgggtttttttaatcttcatttatAGATCAAGTTTATCTACCAAAGACAAGTATTAAGAAACCTGAGGGCTGCACACTTTTTCGATCAGCTGCTCTGCTCACtccagttcatagaatcattcaggttggaaaagacccttgggatcatcgagtccaaccatcaaccccactctacaaagtttttctctatatcatatcccccaacaccacatctaaatgactcttaaactcatccaaggatggtgactcaaccacctccctgggcagcctgttccagtgtctgatcactgttactgtgaagaacttcttcctaatgtccagtctaaacctaccctgttgcagcttgaagccattccctcgttctatcactaattacctgtgagaagagaccagcaccaacctctctacaacgtcctttcaagtagttgtagagagtgatgaggtctcccctcagcctcctcttcctcatactaaacagtcccagctccttcaaccgctcttcataagatttattctccaggcccttcaccagcttcgttgccctcctctgcactcgctccagcacctcgatatctctcttggattgaggtgcccaaacctgggcacaatactccaggtgtggcctcaccagtgctgagtacaggggcacaatcacctccctacttctgctggtcacgctatttctaatacaagccaggatgccgttggctttctgaCAATAATTCAGGACAAATctaatttctgcattaaaaaagtaTATTTCTGACGACTTCATCATAGTATGACAAAGCATATGTAAATCTGCAATATTTTAAACTCCGACACTGTACTAAAGCGCTGTATCTGCATGTACCAGCCCTGTGTCATAGGCTCGACGCTTCCCGAAGTAACTGTATTTGCAACACGCGCTAAAAACTTCAAATCGGCACCTCTCTTCCTTCCCGTAGGCAGAtcttaaaaggaaaacttttatGCTCACTATCGGCATGAAAATATACTGAATTATTTACATGATCAGAATTAAACAGAGGGGCAAGACTGACAAGAGCCAGGAATGAACGCTCCATGTCTTAACACACGGATGAATATTTAGGCCACaggtttaaagtttaaaaaaaaaaaaaaaaaaaaaaagaaaaaaagggggtgggggggagaagatAACAGCAGAGAGACAACGCATATCACTTAATCTGAACTTAAATCAAATCGGCCCAATTTAAGATATAGATTAATCCCTGCAGATACTGTTTTGACTTGCACACGCAGTACGTCAAAGACAACAAGCGATTTTGGTAAATGTCCTCTAAAGTTTAGAAGAATCCCATGTGATTGGCATGTTCATTTGTTTACTATTTAATAGCAAATCCAAAGACAGATGAGGGAGTGAGGTGTGATGAGGATCCTTAAGCTCCTCTGCTCAGGACGGCACATCTTAGCACACTCCACCCGTCTGCTGTTGGAACACATCGATAGTGTCTTCATCTTCCATCTCCAGCTGTTAAGAGTCACAGAAATCGAAAAGACAAGATTTGAAATACACAACCTCAGCGTTAAAAGCACTCAGCTCTCTACTCCTAACTGGTATCAATATTAGAGCACTTGAGGTgtaatttgaattaattaatgCATGAAACACTTTCCATCAGTCACTCCAGAGCAGGCACTCCATCGCCTCTCCAATCAGGGCATAGCCAGCACCGAGATGGGTTTCAGAGGCACGTTTATCAGTCACACCAAAGGCGGGGGTTCATCGCCTTctacaacaaccccccccagccaagcgtcccctctgtcccctgcctcGGGCCTTGCCAGCTCAAGAAACTCCCCATCTTCTCAGCACTGCCAGAGCCAATGGCAGCCACGGCTTCAGCGCCAGCTCTGAACAGGCTGAGGCAGGAGGACAGAGCCAAGAACACCAGCACTTGCCAGGAGTCCCTTCCACACCAGCATCTATGCTTTTTCCTCCACCCCACAACAGTGAAAACAttcaaggtggaaaaaaaaaaaaagaaaatcccacccTGGAACATGCTAAACTTGTAGCAACTATTTCAGAATCATTTTGATTTTAAACCCCTTTGATCTGTGCACAGACATCAAAATATTTGTATAGCAATTTGcagtaaaagtatttttcatacCTGTGCAGGTGTGTCTGCTTCATTAATTGGTTGTCCATCAAATCTGAATCTAATCTGCCTCATCGACAAGCCCTGcaaatttaaagtaattaatatGAGAAACCACACTTTCGTTTTTGAAtccaaacaaaacatttgtggATTTACTGTCAGAACAAATATTAACAAGTTAACTGGGCAAGAAACTTGGTGCATCTATCTCGCTGTAGCGACTGAGGAAGCAGAGCTGTTTGAGCGACGTCCCGCTGCGCTGCTGGTACAGCGAGGACTCCATATGGACCCGCAGGGCCGGGTTTGGCACCTAGTTCTGGCCCTGCTCTGCAAGGCACAAGTATCAAAAGTTAATTTACAAAGGTAATTTAAGAAGAGATCCATTCTATAAAGCATCAGAGGACATGTCAGGGAGGAGCAGCCATTGTTTCTCATGCAGTCAGAGAAGTTACACTACACTAAGTTGACTTAAcggaaaaaatttttaaaaatgtcggAAAAAACTCCTTTTTTGTGTAACTAGCTATCAGCACCAACTACCCATAGTTAAAACAAGTTTTCAATCATGCCAGGCATCTGCTCCCACTTCTAGTTCTTTATCTTTTGATGAAAAAAGGAACCACAAAGAAGactgcttaaggaaaaaaagaacctgCAGAACCTTAGGCAGATTTTTACTTGCAAGGTTTATTAGAAAAATGCCAGGGTCTGTATGTTAGGCAGTTAATGCTGCCCTTAAAACCTGAGTTGAATTCATGACCGAATCCTGATTTGACACCATTTAATCACACAAGACAGTCTTTATTCCCTGCCTCGGGGATCAAAGTCTTTGCTTTGCCctctaaaatacttcaaaatccCCACGTGATTcacacctccagccccacacccccaaaaactcCCCGCACCTCTCCGAAGCCCGCACATATTCAGTTCTTCTTCCCAGCCCCAACAGCGTTACACTGTACCGGGCACGGGACGGGGCAGAGCGTAAGGCTCAGGTAAAGCAAAGAAAAGAGCCTGCAAGTAACGGACAAGGGGAAATACTGGCACCAAAAGCCATTCACATCCCCAGCCTCTGCTCCACGTCGCCTCacagggggggctgcaggctcTGGACCCGGGCTGTGGGGATAAACCCCTCTCCCGTTTAGCCCAGAGTAGCACCGAGGGATAGCTACCAAATTTGCTCCGTGctgttttccaaacagaaaacatgCGCTATATAAAGCTGGCAAAGTCCTGAGGTGACAGAACTGAGGGTTACGAGGCTAAAACTTCAGAGTGAATTGGTCTAAGAACTACAGAATTTTGGGTAGCGCTGTGGCGGGATGATTTTGAGAGCTCCAGGAGCACCGGAGGGGGCAGAGGCAGCACCCACCGACGGAAGGCAAAATGCCCAACGCCTCAGAGCCGGCAGCGCCCGCAGCCCCTGCCCGCCCGGCCACATCACCCACCGCTGTCCCCAGCGCCCCGGCGGGAGGCGCAGGGAAGCCCCCGGCACCCCGAGGGACCTGGCCGGCGGCGGCCCTACCTGCCGCTCGCAGTAGGCCTTCATCAGCTTGCTGAGCGGGGTGTGCCGCTTTATCTTGAACTGCACCACCGAGCCGTCCTGCCCCGCCACTTTCAGGTTGATGTGGTCGTTCTCTGTTTTCACGCCTTCCTGGATGGAACACGccgggggagggcggggaggaAGAAGCGGGTTGAGAGCCCGGCCGGCAACGGGAGTCGGAGgcccccgctcccgctccccctcttcctcttcctcctcctcccgccgccccggcccggcccggcccacccCGCCATCTTGGCCGCCGCAcgccggcgggcggggcggggctccACCGGCAGCCCTGCCCCAAAGCTCGGCGGAGAGGCCTCTCTGTCCCTGCCCCCTTCCCCGCCGTCCCGGGCCCCGCAGCCGCCGTcccgggccccgccggccccggcgcccctcgcctcacCTTGGGCTTCTCCTCCGAcatggcggcggggaggggagagcgCGCGCGCGCTGAGGGAGCGGCCCGCGCGCtcggctcccgccgccgccgcctgccacCCGCGAGAGCGCGCGCCTGGGacccaccccgccgccgccgcgccagCCGCCccgcgcgcccattggccgcTCCCGACCCGGTCACGTGTCCTTtgcggccccgcccccggcggcCCGAGAAACTGCGTCACGGGGAGGGGCCAaagggcgggggcggggccagaTGGGACCCCGCCCGGCCGCACGGGGGCGCTGTGCGCCGCCGCGCCCGGAGCGGCCGGTGCcagtgggcggggggggggacggcggcgCTGGAGGGGAGCGGGCAGCGCCCCGGGACTCCCTGGAGACGAGACGCCCGAAAGTCCCGCTCGCTctttctgcccagcagaaaaggacctgggggtgttggtggacagtcggctgaacatgagccagcagagtgcccaggcggccaagaaggctggcctgtatcaggaacagcgtggccagcaggagtggggcagggattgtcccacctcaagggctgtgtccagttttgggcccctcactccaagaaagacatggaggtgctggagtgggtccagagaagggcaacggagctggtgaggggtttggagaacaagtcttgtgaggagcagctgagggagctgggggtgttcagcctggagaaaaggaggctgagggaagaccttctcgctctctacaactccctgcaaggagggtgtagccagggggggtcggtctcttctcccaaggaacaggcgatgggacaagaggaaacggcctcaagttgtgccaggggaggtttaggatgggcattaggaaaaacttcttcactgaaagggttgtcaagccttggaagaggctgcccagggaagtggtggagtcaccatccctggaggtatttaacagccgggcagacgtggttccgagggacatgggttagtggtggtttgggcagtgtgaggctgatggttggactcaatgatctgaaaggtcccttccaacctagatgattccatgattcagtgattctatgaaatagtgAGGCACACCCTGGCTGGGGCCGCTTCTCCCACAGGCAGCTCATGCTTCGGTAGgcggctgtgccagggctgcttCCCTCAGCCCGGAGAGGATCACAGGATCACAGCCCTCTGACACACAGAGGTgtgtgggatggggagaggagaggagggtcTCCACCAAACCTCCATCTCAGTCTCTTTCCTTGCCCTGGCCTTCAGGAGAGCACACACTGGCCCTCTAGAGTATCTGCTTGGAagagtcctttccctttcccttccccttcctggaGTGCATTCCCACAGGGACAGAGGTGTAAGATACCAGTAATGGCCCCTCTCCTCCAGTTCCAACATCCACATTCCTCCCTCTCTACCCGTTCTTGAGCCAtacctcaccctctccccaggttCCCACTGCCACATCCATCCCTCTCCCCGTGTTCCAGCAGGGAGGGAACCAGGTGTGGCCTCTCTCAGTATCCCCCATGCTTTTATATTTCAGAGGGACCCCAAGGGCCCGGCTGCCCTGCTCAGAAGCGGAACCAGGGGAGGCAGCGCACATGGTCCCCTGagcccagctcttcctcctgaGCCCTCTCCAGCCATGATACGTCTTCACTGGTCTCCAGTGGGTAGCAGGAGCTGGCTGCGCCCATCGCTGTCGCACTGCCCAGGCAGGCTCTGGACTCGCTGGCGGGGCATGGAGCAGGGCTGCACTCCCCACGCTCAGCAGAGAATCTCCTGCGCCAGGGACCTCTGGGGCcccgctgctgctgccaccacagccacAAGGATAGTGGGCCACCCCAGCACGGTCATTCTCCACCTGCAGGCAGGGAGCCTCTGCTCACAGCTCAGCCTTTACGCTGAGATTTAATCTCCCTCAGGGCATCAGCTCTTTGTcccacctttcctttccctcccctgggAATCAGCCCAGCACCAGCTTCGGCTGGCCTTTCTGTGCAGGGCTGTCCCACAGTTGTAGCACCCTATAGGTGTGACTGTCCTGTGCCTCAAAGCCAGGCTCCCTGTTACACCCCTTTACTCCCTTCTTTCCAAGTGCCCTCATGCATCCTCCAAGTGCCTGTCGTCCTTGGCTGTGCACCCCACGGGCACTGGGCACACTGTCGTACCCCTCAGCTGTGCTGTCCCCATTGCCATCTGCTCTCCCCACTCCTAGCAGGGCagccttcccagcagagcagccttGGAAAGGACTAATTAGTCCTCCAGAAGAGTCTTTTTAGATGCCAGGCTCAGATCTTGGTTATGGTGTGGACATATTTCTTACCGGATCTGGGCAGGCATCTCGGCCACTGAGGCACCCAGCTTCACCTCCCCGCCACAGGCCAGCCAAGCCACAGGGATCACCAGCTCTACAGTGCATCAGACACACGGTACCTGCCTACAGCAACCTTCACAGGAGTCATCAGAAAAACTAGCAGAAGCTCCATCACAGGCTCCGGAAGGCAGCCCTGGGACTGGGGATGCTGGAACCCAGGAGGACACAGTGCTTCTGCCCAGCAATAACCGGTGCTGCCCTGGCAGCATGCTGTGCCCTTTGCTTGTCCCCAGGGCACAGTTATGCTTCATCGAGTCATGATGAAGCACCAGGCTTCCCCAGATGGAGCAGGTTCCTCTGCTGCCCTGGTTCAGCAGATGAGGACAGAGCCTGGACCGAGTCAGATCCCAGCAAGGGGACCCTGCTTGCAGGggtcccccatccctgctggTTTTGGAGGCACCACCCCTTGGTGCTGGGCACGAGGCCAGTGCAAGTGCTCTGGTAGCCCAAAGGGATTATACTGGTCCCAGTCTCTAGGGGAGGATGGAACCCGGAGCCTGTGGCAGCCTGGGAGGGGTAAAGGCAGCTCTAACAGCTTTGCAGTTTAGCACCAGCTGCCCCCATATATTGCTTGTTCTTAAACAAAGCTCCCGTAGGGTCCCTTGTGTCTTTGGCCGCCAGGGGGACCACAGCCCCTCTAGGCCAGTGTACCCAGTAAAGCACAAAGCACAACCACGGTCTTTATCAACATTTTCACTTCACCTTACAGGGCTCCACGCTTATGCTTTCCATATACACAGGGCCGTTCGCACAAGGAGCTCCAAAGTAAATGCAGGGCATCGGGGATTTCTTTAAAGCATCATTTCCCAGCCCCGCGCAGCCAAGTAAAACACTGTCACCACCTCCCACTGCTCTTGATCAGCAGCACCAGGGatgcagcccctgcccagccagcCCAATGGATGAGGACAGAAGATGGGAGAGCACCCAGGAGAGCTTGGCACTGCAGCCTTGTTCATGCTAATGGGAGCGCAGGTTGCAGACCAGGTGCTTATTCAGCACCGACGGAGCAGTTCACTTTGTTCTTACCACCTAAAGCCGAGCATCTTCTGGCAGCAGCCAGAGACAGCCTAAGATTAAAATTCACCTGCAAGTCTTGGATCTCTGGCCGTCCTGGCAAAAGCCAGCCAGGTTCTGGCAGCCGGCACCCAGCTCAGCCAGCGGTAATAAGGCTTCACAGCTGGTTCAGCTTCAGTAGTTCAGCTCCAGCAGTTTGTGCCCGAGGGCCACAAGCCTGGCAGTGCAAATGGAGCACTTTATGCAAGCCCACAGAAATGGTCCCACCTGCAGCCCGGAGTGAGTCACCCCACCTGGGAGAAGGCAATAGTCAGCTTTTCTTAGACAAAACTATCAAGGTAGATGCATTGCTCCCATGCAAGGCTTCTTCATACTACAAAGCCAACTTTGGTCAAGTACAGGACCACATAAAAGCAGTCAGGTCCCatcctcctttccccacccctgGGTCCCTTACGGAGGTAGCACAGCACAGGGTTTAGTCTGTGCCCAACAATGCCAGGAGCCCCCAGGCCACCCCACTTAGACAAGAGCTCTCAGGGATGCTAGGGAACACAGGCCAAGCTCTTGCAGAAAGACCTAGCTCCGTTCTGCAAGAGCAGCATTACTCCCAACATTCAGCTTTTCCTAACAACTGAACATATaatggcttgggtgggaagggacctttaaagatcatctagcccagccccccctgcaacgagcagggacatcttcaacaagatcaggttgctcagagccccatccaacctgagctggaacgtttccagggacagggcatccaccacctctctgggcaacctgggccagtgtctcatcaccctcagatTAAAAAATTTTCTTCCATATATCTAGTTTAAgttttccctcttttagtttgaagTCATTTACTCATCTCCATGAACAGACTCCTTCTTTCAAGCCCAGCAAGAGTTCAAGGCAGCCTTGTTTCCACCTCCCTCAGCTACCCCACCAGGGCATGACGAGCCAGGATCACGTAACAGTGTCAACTCCATCAGCCATCACTGCCAACCCGTACCTGgtgtagaaacagaaataaacactttCAGACTAGGATAGTAATCAAATCAGTTTAATATGTAGTCAACATACTGTAAATGCATCTGAATCCTACAGTATTGCAATCAGCCATGGCCATCAAGCCCAGGAGACCACCTTTCTAGAAAGGCACAGAGAGGTAGGAGAGTTGGGGCATTTCCCCAGATTAGTTGCAAGTGAGAATGTGCATGTGGGACCTTCCTCCCGGAGGCCCAAGATAACCAGAAATGTGTGCTTTTTGAAAGGAGTGCTAATGTGCTGGGAGAAGTACAGGCATCCAGAGCAACAGCCAAGGCCTCCTGCTGACTGGCAAGTCAGGAAACTTACTGGCTTTTGCCTATActaaaagagggggaaaaaaaaaaagaaaaagaaaaagaagggaggggaCAGAAGAACCTGATTCTGTGTGTGTGAAGGGCATTTGGTGAGGCTACATAAGGTTGCTTTTGCCCTTGGCCAGGGACAAGGGCTGTTATTTGCATTGCTTTGGACTCCGTTACCACCCCAGGGGCAAGTGAGAAGAAACATGTCATCCTCTAGTATTGCCACCATGTTTTCTTACACcagcagagaaagagcaaagaaaactCTGGAGAAAACCGAGCATCTAGAGTGGGGACAATGGTGTCACCAAGAATTTGGCTCATCTTCTGTGGCAGCTGAAGTGGGAAGTGGCACCACAGTGGTCTCCTCATGGCAGGGGAAGCGTGGagccctgcagctctgcaggaaggCACTGTTCGCTGGGGTGGGCAGGTCTGGAGATGCTAATTCTCAAATTTTGCATAAGGGTTCTCTTCCTTGAACAGGCCTAGAAGAGAAGAGAGATTCATTCAGACAGCAGCTGCCATGCCAGGCTCGGCCCACCAGAAACCTAGTTCTTGGTAACAACTCTTATTTGTGCTTCACACAGCCTCCTGTCCTGCAGTCCTTCCGAAAGGCCTGCTCTCACTCAAGCTGTGCATGCGGTCAGCACTATTTCACTCTCCTCCTCTGCACAAGAGGAAAGATCCATTAAGAAGCTTGACCTGATGGCAAGCTCCTCTCCCAGGTAGTCCAGGTACAACTGCTCTCCCAGAGCACCCCTTCTGCATGCTCCTTCTGTTGGACTGGGCTTGGAAGCAGAGAGCCCAGACCCAAATTTGTCAcggtttagccccagccagcaaTTAAAACT
Proteins encoded in this window:
- the SUMO3 gene encoding small ubiquitin-related modifier 3 isoform X1, encoding MSEEKPKEGVKTENDHINLKVAGQDGSVVQFKIKRHTPLSKLMKAYCERQGLSMRQIRFRFDGQPINEADTPAQLEMEDEDTIDVFQQQTGGVC
- the SUMO3 gene encoding small ubiquitin-related modifier 3 isoform X2; this translates as MSEEKPKEGVKTENDHINLKVAGQDGSVVQFKIKRHTPLSKLMKAYCERQLEMEDEDTIDVFQQQTGGVC